A single Prevotella sp. E15-22 DNA region contains:
- a CDS encoding two-component regulator propeller domain-containing protein, translating into MKILRKLIFILLTVIAPLHVMSADYVFKILDARQGLTSSQVNCILKDSRGFMWFGTPAGLYRYDGYIYKHFQCDSQDGSSLPDSYIESIQEMDGDLWIKTPAGYCIYHPQSESFERDMRLVFSRIGLKEVPSIIYIDRHKNLWGYIPGRGTICYNTQQQLHFEFGYTNDANGIPQGNICSIGECKDGTVLVYDDGRMACCEVIPQQHVVWKSTEIAQQHLRNTKTLRVFADQMDNLWLYGQGTLFLYNKKTHEWNTHIGDELGLSSVTVDHAVNSIGGDRSGNVWVGTNRHGLVRINVNTHAMEFVTIKSMSPYRTARSNVGVRSIYVDDTDLLWVGTAKSGVAYTGQNIYKFEASALGDITALAQDNTGKVWYGTSDNGLLDYNGRLASLKVSALVYTNDGSLWVGSIQNGLTRIKNGQSTIYSVAQDSTRRTLIDDHINALTADKMNNLWIATDGGLQVYNPRTDQFSSYTRENGKIRVNNITSLYYAKGNKMLIGTSEGLIILNISTSEMKYLTGNSTNLSKFTNNYVTQVFEDSRGLIWVGTREGVNIYNPENDILDYLTEKNGLCNNNICGFAEDKNKNVWISTSNGLCRIVTQRNHEDGTYNFGLYNYTHADGLQSDEFNRGAMMVNNDGNVYFGGLNGINWVRKRTADETESLPRVMLTQFFIGEEEIFTGHAYDGNVPLQQSLNESSRIELNSDQNTFTIKFAAGNYNLSERLQFMYMMEGLDKTWHDGDAMKHGVTFTDLPSGTYRLHVKAISAEGAVSNQERVIEIVIRKPWFLQWWMLVVYAIILIVAVYLWKQGMNELRALWKKKNAILVELARQKEEIKAASDDLRQPMSRMTTIIMNLSEKESTLEEREQLNTLHSQMLQVITRVSDMQMALENPQEKAKKNVHRFYELNSNGEMSLPEVLNDELTSEIRPYQSELPSAKFRVVFIDGNQEFTQFVYSRLKYIYDIHPYDNIHKAAAEIESMMPDLVICKQNMEGMTGSELCNSIKMHPTLNKIKFVLMTDTKLSGQEMINQNITMAADDYLAKPFNIQEAVMRFNKLLGIGPFEVNSDLIEGAETRQLEDRNSSMTTATESMDLATISASGTINEDEMLRAVSLRVVKNHSDDAIESNYLFGNDHDEMHEKYSMSDSMDQQLLNSIEQYVQQNMNRGTINLEDMAAAMGMSMKPLFQKVREITGRTPAEVVRDLRLKHACILLQRTNINMSELANHVGFATGEHFINIFKERFGMSPSEYRLKYRK; encoded by the coding sequence ATGAAAATCCTAAGAAAGCTTATATTCATTCTGCTGACAGTCATCGCACCACTACATGTCATGTCGGCCGACTATGTGTTCAAGATACTGGATGCAAGGCAGGGTCTTACATCGAGTCAGGTGAACTGCATCTTGAAAGACTCGCGCGGCTTCATGTGGTTCGGCACACCCGCCGGACTCTATCGTTACGATGGCTATATCTATAAGCACTTCCAGTGCGATTCGCAGGACGGCTCGTCGCTGCCCGACAGCTATATCGAGAGTATTCAGGAGATGGATGGCGATCTTTGGATTAAAACGCCTGCAGGCTACTGCATCTATCATCCGCAGTCTGAGAGCTTTGAGCGCGACATGCGACTGGTGTTCTCGAGGATTGGACTGAAAGAGGTGCCTTCTATCATCTATATCGACCGACACAAGAACCTGTGGGGATACATCCCTGGGAGGGGCACCATCTGCTATAACACGCAGCAACAACTGCATTTTGAGTTTGGTTATACCAACGACGCTAACGGCATCCCTCAAGGAAACATCTGCTCGATTGGCGAATGTAAGGATGGCACGGTGCTGGTGTACGACGACGGACGTATGGCTTGTTGCGAGGTGATTCCCCAACAGCACGTGGTATGGAAAAGTACGGAGATTGCTCAGCAGCACTTGAGAAACACCAAGACGCTTCGAGTATTCGCCGACCAGATGGACAACTTATGGCTCTACGGTCAGGGCACGCTGTTCCTCTATAACAAGAAAACGCATGAATGGAACACGCACATTGGCGACGAGTTGGGACTGTCTAGCGTGACCGTCGACCACGCTGTCAACTCGATTGGCGGCGACCGCAGCGGCAATGTTTGGGTGGGCACCAACCGTCATGGTCTGGTGAGAATCAACGTGAACACGCATGCCATGGAGTTCGTCACCATCAAAAGTATGAGTCCGTACCGAACGGCCAGAAGTAATGTCGGGGTGCGTAGCATCTATGTGGACGACACGGACCTGCTTTGGGTGGGCACCGCAAAATCGGGTGTTGCCTATACAGGACAGAACATCTATAAGTTTGAAGCTTCTGCGTTGGGCGACATTACAGCGCTGGCTCAAGACAATACAGGCAAGGTATGGTATGGAACTAGCGACAACGGACTGCTGGATTACAACGGACGATTGGCCAGTCTGAAGGTGTCGGCATTGGTCTATACTAACGACGGAAGCTTGTGGGTTGGCTCTATCCAAAACGGACTGACAAGGATAAAGAACGGACAGTCAACCATCTACTCGGTGGCGCAGGACAGCACACGTCGCACACTGATAGACGACCACATCAACGCGCTCACAGCCGACAAGATGAACAATCTTTGGATAGCTACCGATGGCGGACTGCAGGTGTATAACCCGCGCACAGACCAGTTCTCGAGCTACACACGCGAGAATGGTAAAATAAGAGTGAACAACATCACTTCACTCTATTATGCTAAGGGCAACAAGATGCTGATTGGTACGTCCGAGGGACTTATCATACTTAACATCTCGACCTCTGAGATGAAGTATCTCACAGGCAATTCTACCAACCTGTCTAAATTCACAAACAACTATGTAACTCAGGTGTTCGAGGACTCTCGTGGACTGATTTGGGTGGGTACGCGCGAAGGTGTGAACATCTATAACCCAGAGAACGATATCTTGGACTACCTGACCGAAAAGAATGGACTCTGCAACAATAATATCTGCGGCTTTGCCGAGGACAAAAACAAAAACGTCTGGATCTCTACGAGCAATGGTCTATGTCGTATCGTAACGCAAAGAAACCACGAGGACGGAACATATAACTTCGGTTTGTACAACTATACTCATGCGGATGGTCTGCAGAGCGACGAATTTAATCGCGGAGCCATGATGGTGAATAATGATGGCAATGTTTATTTCGGTGGTCTGAATGGTATTAACTGGGTAAGAAAAAGAACGGCCGATGAGACAGAGAGTCTGCCGCGAGTAATGTTGACGCAGTTCTTCATTGGTGAAGAGGAGATATTCACTGGACACGCCTACGACGGCAATGTGCCTCTGCAGCAATCTCTGAACGAAAGTAGCAGAATTGAACTGAATAGCGACCAAAACACATTTACCATCAAGTTTGCTGCTGGCAACTACAACCTGAGTGAGCGCCTGCAGTTCATGTACATGATGGAGGGACTGGACAAGACCTGGCACGACGGTGATGCCATGAAGCACGGCGTCACGTTCACCGATCTGCCATCGGGCACATATAGACTACATGTCAAGGCCATCAGCGCCGAGGGTGCGGTGAGCAATCAAGAGCGTGTCATTGAAATTGTCATCAGAAAACCTTGGTTCCTGCAGTGGTGGATGCTGGTGGTCTATGCCATCATCCTGATTGTTGCCGTATATCTCTGGAAGCAAGGCATGAACGAACTTCGTGCTCTCTGGAAAAAGAAGAACGCCATTCTCGTTGAACTGGCCCGACAGAAGGAGGAAATCAAGGCGGCAAGCGACGACCTGCGTCAGCCTATGTCGAGAATGACGACAATCATCATGAATCTCTCGGAAAAGGAAAGTACTCTTGAGGAACGCGAACAGTTGAACACACTCCACTCGCAAATGCTGCAGGTCATCACCCGAGTGAGTGATATGCAAATGGCCCTGGAGAATCCTCAAGAAAAAGCCAAGAAGAATGTCCACCGCTTCTATGAACTGAACAGTAATGGCGAGATGAGTCTGCCTGAGGTGCTCAACGACGAGCTGACATCAGAGATTAGACCTTATCAGTCTGAGCTGCCATCGGCGAAGTTCCGCGTGGTGTTTATCGATGGTAACCAGGAGTTCACACAGTTCGTTTACTCAAGACTGAAGTACATATACGATATCCATCCCTACGACAACATCCATAAAGCTGCTGCCGAGATTGAGTCAATGATGCCCGACCTGGTGATTTGTAAACAGAACATGGAGGGAATGACGGGTAGCGAACTGTGCAATAGCATCAAGATGCACCCCACCCTCAACAAGATTAAGTTCGTGTTGATGACAGATACTAAGTTGTCTGGACAGGAGATGATTAATCAGAACATCACAATGGCTGCCGACGACTATCTGGCTAAACCATTTAATATTCAGGAGGCCGTGATGCGATTCAATAAGTTGTTGGGAATTGGACCGTTCGAGGTAAACAGCGACTTGATAGAAGGTGCTGAGACAAGACAGTTGGAAGACAGGAACTCGAGTATGACCACCGCTACGGAAAGCATGGACCTTGCCACTATCAGTGCTTCGGGAACCATCAATGAGGATGAGATGTTGAGGGCCGTCAGTCTGCGCGTTGTAAAGAACCACAGCGACGACGCAATAGAAAGCAACTATCTCTTTGGCAATGATCACGACGAAATGCACGAAAAATACAGCATGTCGGATTCAATGGACCAACAACTGTTGAACAGTATTGAGCAGTATGTACAGCAAAACATGAATCGAGGCACCATCAATCTCGAAGATATGGCGGCAGCAATGGGCATGAGTATGAAACCCCTGTTCCAAAAGGTGCGCGAAATTACGGGCAGAACACCTGCCGAGGTGGTGCGCGACCTTCGACTGAAGCATGCCTGCATACTACTGCAACGCACGAATATCAACATGAGTGAACTTGCCAATCATGTGGGATTTGCCACGGGCGAGCACTTTATCAATATCTTTAAGGAAAGATTTGGCATGTCGCCATCAGAATACAGATTGAAATACAGGAAATGA
- a CDS encoding SIS domain-containing protein: MTTREYGIQAIKDEAEALLELIPKMDENFDRAVDLILQCKGKVVVTGVGKSGHIGAKIAATLSSTGTPSFFINPLDVFHGDLGVMTSDDVVIAISNSGQTDELLRFIPMVLHTKIPIIGMSGNPKSLLAKYSTYHLYVGVSKEACPLNLAPTSSTTATLAMGDALAIALMQKRNFRPQDFAHFHPGGELGKRLLTTAQDVMRADELPVFAPETLLGTAIMLVSEGKLGLGVAQVDGKIAGLITDGDIRRAIERWQADFFNHTVSDIMTRKPKTVSLETKITEIQRIMQEYKIHSVLVVSDDNRLLGVVDHYSCMI; encoded by the coding sequence ATGACAACAAGAGAATACGGCATACAAGCTATCAAAGACGAGGCGGAAGCCTTGCTGGAGTTGATTCCTAAGATGGACGAGAACTTCGACCGGGCCGTCGATCTGATTCTGCAGTGCAAGGGAAAGGTGGTGGTGACGGGCGTCGGCAAGAGTGGACACATCGGCGCCAAGATTGCTGCCACGCTGTCGTCAACGGGCACGCCCTCGTTCTTCATCAACCCGCTCGATGTCTTTCACGGCGATCTGGGCGTGATGACAAGCGACGATGTGGTGATTGCCATCTCGAACTCGGGACAGACGGACGAGCTGCTGCGATTCATTCCCATGGTATTGCACACCAAGATTCCTATCATTGGCATGAGCGGCAACCCTAAGTCGCTGCTGGCCAAATACTCTACGTATCACCTCTATGTGGGCGTCAGCAAAGAGGCATGCCCACTAAACCTGGCTCCAACGAGTAGTACCACGGCCACGCTGGCCATGGGCGACGCGCTGGCCATAGCCCTGATGCAGAAGCGTAACTTCCGCCCGCAGGACTTCGCGCATTTCCATCCGGGCGGCGAACTGGGTAAGCGTCTGCTGACAACGGCGCAGGATGTGATGCGAGCCGACGAGTTGCCTGTCTTCGCACCGGAAACGCTTCTGGGAACGGCTATCATGCTGGTGAGCGAAGGTAAACTGGGACTGGGTGTGGCTCAGGTGGACGGCAAGATTGCCGGACTAATCACCGACGGCGACATCCGTCGTGCCATCGAACGCTGGCAGGCCGATTTCTTCAACCATACGGTGAGCGACATCATGACGCGCAAACCTAAAACGGTGAGCTTAGAAACAAAAATCACAGAAATACAACGCATCATGCAGGAATATAAGATTCACTCTGTGTTGGTGGTCAGCGACGACAACCGACTGCTGGGTGTGGTCGACCACTATTCGTGCATGATTTAG
- the kdsA gene encoding 3-deoxy-8-phosphooctulonate synthase: MENKIKFIAGPCVIESAELLDTVARKLVDINEKLGTDIIFKASFDKANRTSIHSFRGPGIEKGLQMLADVKAKYGLKLLTDIHEAWQAEPTGQVVDVIQIPAFLCRQTDLLVAAAKTGKTVNIKKAQFLGGRDMLYPVEKAREAGAAEVWLTERGNMMGYGNLVVDFRNISDMKEIVPTVIMDCTHSVQRPDAKGGKTGGDRRFVPSMALAAKAFGATGYFFEVHPTPDQGLSDAANMLELDKLENLVKQIIA, encoded by the coding sequence ATGGAGAACAAAATAAAGTTTATTGCAGGGCCCTGCGTTATTGAGTCGGCCGAGTTGCTGGACACAGTGGCAAGGAAATTGGTTGACATCAATGAGAAGTTGGGCACAGACATTATATTCAAGGCCTCGTTCGACAAGGCCAACCGCACATCCATCCACTCGTTCAGAGGTCCTGGCATTGAGAAAGGACTGCAGATGCTGGCCGACGTGAAAGCAAAATACGGATTGAAGTTGCTCACCGACATTCACGAGGCTTGGCAGGCCGAGCCTACTGGTCAGGTGGTTGACGTGATTCAGATTCCCGCTTTTCTTTGTCGTCAGACCGACCTTCTGGTGGCTGCAGCCAAAACGGGCAAGACGGTGAACATCAAAAAGGCGCAGTTCCTGGGCGGACGCGACATGCTGTATCCGGTAGAGAAGGCTCGCGAGGCAGGTGCTGCCGAGGTGTGGCTCACAGAGCGCGGCAACATGATGGGATATGGCAACCTGGTGGTTGACTTCCGAAACATCAGCGATATGAAAGAGATTGTGCCTACGGTCATCATGGACTGCACGCACAGTGTTCAGCGACCCGATGCCAAGGGCGGAAAGACGGGCGGCGACCGCCGTTTCGTGCCCTCAATGGCACTGGCTGCCAAGGCTTTTGGTGCCACTGGCTATTTCTTCGAGGTGCACCCCACCCCGGACCAAGGTCTGAGCGACGCAGCTAATATGCTGGAGCTGGACAAGTTGGAGAACCTGGTAAAACAAATTATCGCATGA
- a CDS encoding VTC domain-containing protein, which produces MDDLLASFAPITLAEMSSVKLMNRTDTKFVTTLPMLRKLLAMAQSDYYVQDIDGERNMLYDTTYYDTDTFAMYRQHQCGHTNRQKIRFRTYVSSHLQFMEVKTKNNHGRTKKKRIEVKDMDLTDEGKREFLASHLRFNVDTLIPHMHNYFRRVTLVNKAKTERLTIDTALQFHNVQTNTDRDMGQLVIIELKRDGLVFSPVLEMLRQLHIHPHGFSKYCMGAALTNQSLPVNRFRQKLRDVEKILSAKD; this is translated from the coding sequence ATGGATGATTTACTGGCATCATTCGCCCCAATTACTTTGGCCGAGATGAGCAGTGTAAAACTGATGAATCGCACGGACACCAAGTTCGTGACGACGCTCCCTATGCTGAGGAAACTGCTGGCGATGGCCCAATCCGACTATTACGTTCAGGATATCGACGGCGAGCGAAACATGCTGTACGATACCACCTACTACGATACCGACACATTCGCCATGTATCGCCAGCATCAGTGTGGCCATACCAACCGTCAGAAGATTCGCTTCCGCACCTATGTGAGTAGTCACCTGCAGTTTATGGAGGTGAAGACAAAGAACAATCATGGACGTACCAAGAAGAAGCGTATTGAGGTGAAAGACATGGACTTAACCGATGAAGGTAAAAGAGAATTCTTGGCCTCGCATCTTCGGTTTAATGTCGACACGCTGATACCCCACATGCATAATTACTTCCGTCGCGTCACGTTGGTGAACAAGGCCAAGACCGAGCGCCTCACCATCGACACCGCCCTGCAGTTTCATAACGTGCAGACCAACACCGACCGCGACATGGGCCAACTGGTTATCATCGAGTTGAAGCGCGACGGACTCGTCTTCTCGCCCGTGCTCGAGATGCTGCGCCAGCTGCACATCCATCCCCACGGTTTCAGTAAATACTGCATGGGTGCCGCCCTCACCAATCAGTCGCTGCCCGTAAACCGCTTCCGCCAGAAGTTGCGCGACGTTGAGAAGATATTATCAGCAAAGGACTAA
- a CDS encoding DUF4956 domain-containing protein, with translation MDYIFNFFVSDFGYALLRFALCMLVNWVIIDRLYYKKSRRRDFYFTFMLMSVAIFFLVFFMMGMDRGKATMGVGLGLFGIFSIMRYRTDTMPVREMTYLFIIICLSVVHAMFDAESEWGIAILLDLLKLAIIDAIVMSFIVMCERSLKILNTKLIQYDRPELCKPENKEKLIADLEERTGLKIRKVEVGGFDFLKDTVVLRVTYDGSGKANEVDGQFKVRKSQWRNV, from the coding sequence ATGGACTACATTTTTAATTTCTTCGTGAGTGATTTTGGCTATGCACTTCTCCGATTCGCGTTGTGCATGCTGGTCAACTGGGTTATCATCGACCGACTCTACTACAAGAAGTCGCGCCGCCGTGATTTCTATTTCACCTTCATGCTCATGTCGGTGGCCATCTTCTTCCTCGTGTTCTTCATGATGGGCATGGATCGCGGCAAAGCCACAATGGGCGTAGGTCTCGGCCTGTTCGGCATCTTCAGCATCATGCGCTATCGCACCGACACGATGCCCGTACGCGAGATGACCTACCTCTTCATCATCATCTGCCTGTCGGTGGTTCACGCCATGTTCGATGCCGAGAGCGAGTGGGGCATCGCCATATTGTTAGACCTCCTAAAGTTGGCCATCATCGATGCTATTGTGATGAGCTTCATCGTGATGTGCGAACGCAGTCTGAAGATTCTTAACACCAAACTCATTCAGTACGACCGTCCCGAGCTGTGCAAGCCCGAGAACAAAGAGAAACTCATTGCCGACCTTGAGGAGCGCACCGGACTGAAGATCAGGAAGGTGGAAGTGGGTGGTTTCGATTTCCTGAAAGACACCGTGGTGCTGCGCGTCACCTACGACGGATCGGGCAAGGCCAACGAGGTTGATGGACAGTTTAAAGTTCGCAAGTCGCAATGGAGAAACGTGTAA
- a CDS encoding DUF2490 domain-containing protein, translating into MKNFVLGIRSMKSRLVAVLFLAFFAASAYAQGDDDFGIWSEVNVEKKIDSRWSVQGGAELRTRDNSSELSRWSLSADASYKMTSWLKLSAGYTLLRDNNEKWNDDHDKLAEYWGTRHRFNTSLTGSLSIGRLDISLRERWQYTYRPEVTVGRTNVNSGKVKDKTYNGKGKNVWRNRLMLKYKLTRTFRPYINAESTVARSLEKIRYGVGTEIRLDKHHSFDAKYIYQRYYDSDADEGNFHVLGVGYTYKF; encoded by the coding sequence ATGAAGAATTTTGTTTTAGGCATCCGTAGCATGAAGAGTCGACTCGTCGCAGTCCTCTTCCTGGCGTTTTTCGCTGCATCTGCATATGCTCAGGGCGACGATGATTTCGGCATATGGAGCGAGGTGAATGTTGAGAAAAAGATAGACTCTCGCTGGAGTGTTCAGGGTGGGGCAGAGCTTCGCACACGCGACAACAGCAGCGAGTTGTCCCGCTGGAGTCTGAGTGCCGATGCAAGTTATAAGATGACCAGTTGGCTGAAACTCTCGGCCGGCTACACACTGCTCCGCGACAACAACGAGAAGTGGAACGACGACCACGATAAGTTGGCCGAATACTGGGGCACGCGCCACCGCTTCAACACCTCGCTCACCGGTTCTTTGAGCATCGGGCGCCTCGACATCTCGCTTCGCGAGCGTTGGCAATACACCTACCGCCCCGAGGTCACCGTGGGCCGCACCAATGTGAACAGCGGCAAGGTGAAGGACAAGACCTATAACGGCAAAGGCAAGAACGTCTGGCGCAATCGTCTGATGCTGAAGTACAAGCTCACGCGCACGTTCCGTCCTTATATCAATGCCGAGAGTACCGTGGCCCGTTCGCTCGAGAAGATTCGTTATGGTGTTGGCACCGAGATCCGCTTGGACAAGCATCATTCTTTCGATGCCAAATACATCTACCAGCGCTATTACGACAGCGATGCCGACGAAGGCAATTTCCATGTGTTGGGTGTGGGTTATACCTATAAATTTTAG
- a CDS encoding thioesterase family protein: MIEIGLKHTSELTVTDAVTAVRMGSGDMPVLATPAMLALMENAAMLAVADELPEGSTTVGGHIESSHLKPSKVGDRVSATAEVTKVEGKKIEFKISAYAGDALLGEGTHLRFIVDRERFMSKLG, from the coding sequence ATGATTGAGATTGGATTAAAACATACCAGCGAGTTGACGGTTACTGATGCTGTCACCGCTGTTCGAATGGGCTCTGGCGACATGCCCGTATTGGCCACGCCTGCCATGCTGGCTTTGATGGAGAATGCGGCCATGCTGGCCGTTGCCGACGAACTGCCCGAAGGTAGCACTACCGTTGGCGGACATATTGAGTCATCGCATCTGAAACCATCGAAGGTTGGCGACAGGGTTTCTGCCACGGCCGAGGTGACCAAAGTTGAAGGCAAGAAGATTGAGTTCAAAATCTCTGCCTATGCTGGCGATGCACTTCTTGGCGAGGGCACGCACCTCAGGTTCATCGTCGACAGAGAACGCTTCATGTCAAAACTTGGATAA
- a CDS encoding toxin-antitoxin system protein, translating to MATTITRKPASFRLRADLLEGLKRNAARENRTLNNYVESVLLGIVFDEPNEETKAAIKEAKSGKNPNKVYDSVDELFKDLDSDK from the coding sequence ATGGCAACAACGATTACAAGAAAGCCCGCTTCATTCAGACTTAGGGCTGACCTCTTAGAGGGATTAAAGCGAAATGCCGCACGAGAGAACAGGACGCTTAACAACTATGTTGAGAGCGTGCTGCTCGGTATTGTATTTGATGAACCTAACGAGGAGACTAAAGCCGCTATTAAGGAAGCTAAGTCAGGTAAGAACCCCAACAAGGTTTATGATAGTGTTGATGAACTCTTTAAGGATTTAGATTCGGATAAATGA
- a CDS encoding type II toxin-antitoxin system YafQ family toxin — translation MKKLQPTTQYKKDYKKYRNNPKKVEALKEVLKMLMNEQPVPAEYKPHMLLGEYKGCMECHIEGDFLLIWIDEETDIIELVRLGSHSELFK, via the coding sequence ATGAAAAAACTTCAACCTACAACCCAGTATAAGAAAGACTATAAGAAATACAGAAATAATCCCAAAAAGGTTGAAGCACTAAAGGAAGTGCTGAAAATGTTGATGAATGAGCAACCTGTTCCCGCAGAGTATAAACCACATATGCTCCTCGGTGAATACAAAGGCTGTATGGAATGTCACATAGAAGGCGACTTTCTTCTGATTTGGATTGACGAAGAGACCGACATCATTGAACTTGTAAGACTTGGCTCTCACTCAGAGCTGTTTAAATAG
- a CDS encoding low molecular weight protein-tyrosine-phosphatase, whose protein sequence is MHKILFVCHGNICRSPMAEFVMKDLVSKAGLDSEFYIESAATSTEEIGNGVYPPARRKLAEHGIGCAGKTARQITAADYRRFDLLIGMDSWNIRNMRAICGGDDEGKIKMLMDYTDRPGDVADPWYTGNFEATWRDVLEGCTALLALFKQL, encoded by the coding sequence ATGCATAAGATTCTCTTCGTGTGCCACGGAAACATCTGCCGCAGTCCGATGGCTGAGTTTGTGATGAAAGACCTGGTGAGCAAAGCCGGACTGGACAGCGAGTTCTATATCGAGTCGGCTGCCACTTCGACCGAGGAAATTGGCAATGGCGTCTATCCGCCTGCCCGTCGCAAACTGGCTGAGCATGGCATTGGCTGTGCTGGCAAGACGGCCCGTCAGATCACCGCTGCCGACTATCGCCGCTTTGACCTGCTCATTGGCATGGACTCGTGGAACATTCGCAACATGCGTGCCATCTGCGGTGGCGATGACGAGGGAAAAATCAAGATGCTAATGGATTATACCGACCGCCCGGGCGACGTGGCCGACCCATGGTATACGGGCAACTTCGAGGCTACGTGGCGCGATGTCCTCGAAGGATGCACCGCCCTGCTGGCGCTATTTAAACAGCTCTGA